The Lysobacter gummosus genome includes a region encoding these proteins:
- a CDS encoding segregation and condensation protein A → MTNEPAPAATEPATGHLPGPTTPQQQEMPLAVVHGQPVLQIPQDLYIPPDALEVILEAFEGPLDLLLYLIRRQNLDILDIPVAEITRQYVDYIQAMHEMRFELAAEYLVMAAILAEIKSRMLLPRAPNEEGIEEDPRAELVRRLQEYERFKKAAEDIDSLPRQDRDTVPVQAYVPDRASVKLPPPVELKEMLLALHDVFKRAELYTQHAIKRDALSVRQRMGELLTRMNDGVFHRFETLFTVEEGRLGVVVTFLGLLTLAKEQLIEILQDGPLAPIYVKSLALMKDPDEIELSSEFDDAANDDRAL, encoded by the coding sequence ATGACCAACGAACCCGCGCCCGCCGCGACCGAACCCGCTACGGGGCACTTACCCGGCCCGACGACGCCTCAGCAGCAGGAAATGCCGCTGGCGGTGGTCCACGGCCAGCCGGTGCTGCAGATCCCGCAGGATCTGTACATCCCGCCGGACGCGCTGGAAGTCATTCTCGAAGCCTTCGAAGGCCCGCTGGACCTGCTGCTGTACCTGATCCGCCGACAGAACCTGGACATCCTGGACATCCCGGTCGCCGAGATCACCCGGCAATACGTCGATTACATCCAGGCCATGCACGAAATGCGTTTCGAGCTGGCCGCCGAATACCTGGTCATGGCCGCGATCCTGGCCGAGATCAAATCGCGGATGCTGCTGCCGCGCGCGCCGAACGAGGAAGGCATCGAGGAAGACCCCCGCGCCGAACTGGTCCGCCGCCTGCAGGAGTACGAGCGCTTCAAGAAGGCCGCCGAGGACATCGACAGCCTGCCCCGCCAGGACCGCGACACCGTGCCGGTGCAGGCCTACGTGCCCGACCGGGCCTCGGTGAAGCTGCCGCCGCCGGTGGAATTGAAGGAAATGCTGCTGGCCCTGCACGACGTGTTCAAGCGCGCCGAGCTGTACACCCAGCATGCGATCAAGCGCGACGCGCTGAGCGTGCGCCAGCGCATGGGCGAGTTGCTCACGCGCATGAACGACGGCGTGTTCCACCGCTTCGAAACGCTGTTCACGGTCGAGGAAGGCCGGCTCGGCGTGGTGGTGACCTTCCTGGGGCTGCTGACCCTGGCCAAGGAGCAGTTGATCGAGATCCTGCAGGACGGGCCGCTGGCGCCGATCTACGTCAAGTCGCTGGCGCTGATGAAGGACCCGGACGAAATCGAGCTCAGCAGCGAGTTCGACGACGCCGCCAACGACGATCGCGCCCTGTGA
- a CDS encoding pseudouridine synthase, whose product MTDEKPRKLSLKRSGDSTAPEAPRLEERLHKVLAQAGLGSRRALEQRIADGLVKVNGETAQIGMSIKGGDKIELDGRSFVASALTEPSRVLMYNKPEGEVTTREDPEGRPTIFDSLPALKGARWIAIGRLDINTTGLLLLTTDGELANALMHPSFEVEREYVCRVRAPEGQETVPDNLVDRLARGVSLEDGPAKFDEIERIGGTDSHDWFRVVVKEGRNREVRRLWESQGCQVSRLKRIRYGTVSLPRELLRGQSQELVNDKVDALRTELGLEDGTPSALTLQPVIGQRKAAKSTVHLSGGERSAGYVSGHNTADEGRELRRFDHVREDRGGRGRGGPRKPGGLTVSGEAAARQSQKPFKQRKEKGVKPLPDGNPAAFRTWYVPEGVETGPSGHRNPDGRAKKPYAGKPGGGAGGNRGPGAGAGRGRPQGGGFGGDRNGNTTGNGPYGERRGGGGGGQGQGQGQGQRSARPYGHPGNAPSFPSDHANPGFNPYGSERPARGNAPRPAGGKPGGRPGGAPRPGGNTARPNGPRPGGPRGGGRPGGGRGPRG is encoded by the coding sequence ATGACTGACGAAAAACCCCGCAAGCTCTCATTGAAGCGCAGCGGCGACAGCACGGCCCCCGAAGCGCCGCGCTTGGAAGAACGCCTGCACAAAGTGCTCGCGCAAGCGGGCCTGGGCTCGCGCCGGGCGCTGGAGCAGCGCATCGCCGACGGCCTGGTCAAGGTCAACGGCGAGACCGCGCAGATCGGCATGAGCATCAAGGGCGGCGACAAGATCGAGCTGGACGGCCGCAGCTTCGTCGCCAGCGCGCTGACCGAACCGTCTCGCGTGCTGATGTACAACAAGCCCGAAGGCGAGGTCACCACCCGCGAAGACCCCGAAGGCCGCCCAACCATTTTCGATTCCCTGCCCGCGCTCAAGGGCGCGCGCTGGATCGCGATCGGCCGCCTCGACATCAACACCACCGGCCTGCTGCTGCTGACCACCGACGGTGAATTGGCCAATGCGCTGATGCATCCCTCCTTCGAGGTCGAGCGCGAGTACGTCTGCCGCGTGCGCGCTCCCGAAGGCCAGGAGACGGTGCCGGACAACCTCGTCGATCGCCTCGCCCGCGGCGTCTCGCTGGAAGACGGCCCGGCCAAGTTCGACGAGATCGAACGCATCGGCGGCACCGATTCGCACGACTGGTTCCGCGTCGTGGTGAAGGAAGGCCGCAATCGCGAAGTGCGCCGCCTGTGGGAATCGCAGGGCTGCCAGGTCAGCCGGCTCAAGCGCATCCGCTACGGCACCGTCTCGCTGCCGCGCGAACTGCTGCGCGGCCAGTCGCAGGAACTGGTCAACGACAAGGTCGATGCCCTGCGCACCGAACTGGGCCTGGAAGACGGCACCCCGTCGGCGCTGACGCTGCAGCCGGTGATCGGTCAGCGCAAGGCGGCCAAGTCCACCGTGCACCTGTCCGGCGGCGAGCGCTCGGCCGGCTACGTCAGCGGCCACAACACCGCCGATGAAGGCCGCGAACTGCGTCGCTTCGACCATGTCCGCGAAGATCGCGGCGGCCGCGGCCGCGGCGGTCCGCGCAAGCCCGGCGGCCTGACCGTCAGCGGCGAAGCCGCCGCCCGCCAGTCGCAGAAGCCGTTCAAGCAGCGCAAGGAAAAGGGCGTCAAACCCCTGCCCGACGGCAATCCGGCCGCGTTCCGCACCTGGTACGTGCCCGAAGGCGTCGAGACCGGCCCCAGCGGCCATCGCAATCCCGACGGCCGCGCCAAGAAGCCCTATGCCGGCAAGCCCGGCGGCGGCGCCGGCGGTAATCGCGGTCCGGGCGCCGGCGCCGGTCGCGGCCGTCCGCAAGGCGGCGGTTTCGGCGGCGATCGCAACGGCAACACCACCGGCAACGGCCCCTACGGCGAACGCCGCGGCGGCGGCGGCGGCGGTCAGGGGCAAGGCCAGGGCCAGGGCCAGCGCAGCGCGCGTCCCTACGGCCACCCGGGCAACGCCCCGAGCTTCCCGTCCGATCACGCCAACCCGGGGTTCAATCCCTACGGCAGCGAACGCCCCGCGCGCGGCAACGCGCCGCGTCCGGCCGGCGGCAAGCCTGGCGGACGCCCCGGCGGCGCCCCGCGTCCGGGCGGCAACACCGCCCGCCCGAACGGCCCGCGTCCCGGCGGCCCGCGCGGCGGCGGGCGTCCCGGCGGCGGTCGCGGCCCGCGCGGCTGA
- a CDS encoding peptidoglycan-binding domain-containing protein, whose product MPKYTIVESVDKKNTIEHIHDLGDIERHHPSRGNESGRVYGTVNGEREELLGNYAGKATVSRDGDHYVSKDFILQSGNMKSVPVPSVANGYIGKIDPANGIVQLYDKPATDPSREMIAQYRHLDLRGTKLEVGDKVEYGQPLAPQGGFNKGNPKAFGPHVHIDINASYLPQMDRYIRDMDNGTISTDKRPPHSENLTAAAKVTDVSGKGSVTHTAPGGGAHHDKPHAAPMADGTLRKDEHGPEVKALQEKLSQLGYKDADGKPLVADGKFGQRTKDAVEAFQRDHHLKEDGIAGKDTLKALKTAQPKHADAEPTRSAEPATRGPLLSDAAHPDNAMYKQAVGGLEKLGGFKNHQELERAAATLTYDARVSGLTKIDHVVPNASGTGLFAVQGGLNDPSHQRAFVDRAQATQQSVEQSTQKLQQDAPKMAEPAQAQQQARTMVA is encoded by the coding sequence ATGCCTAAGTACACGATTGTCGAATCCGTCGACAAGAAAAACACGATCGAACACATCCACGATCTGGGCGACATCGAGCGCCACCATCCCAGCCGCGGCAACGAATCCGGCCGCGTCTATGGAACGGTGAACGGCGAACGCGAAGAGTTGTTGGGCAACTACGCCGGCAAGGCGACGGTGTCCCGCGACGGCGATCACTATGTGTCGAAGGACTTCATCCTGCAGTCGGGCAACATGAAGAGCGTGCCCGTTCCGTCGGTGGCCAACGGCTATATCGGCAAGATCGATCCGGCCAACGGCATCGTGCAGTTGTACGACAAGCCGGCCACCGATCCCAGCCGCGAGATGATCGCCCAGTACCGTCATCTGGATCTGCGCGGGACCAAGCTGGAAGTCGGCGACAAGGTCGAATACGGCCAGCCTCTGGCGCCGCAGGGCGGCTTCAACAAGGGCAATCCGAAAGCCTTCGGTCCGCACGTGCATATCGATATCAATGCCAGCTATCTGCCGCAGATGGACCGTTACATCCGCGACATGGACAACGGCACGATCAGCACGGACAAGCGTCCCCCGCATTCGGAAAACCTCACCGCCGCGGCCAAGGTGACCGATGTCTCCGGCAAGGGCAGCGTCACCCATACCGCTCCCGGCGGCGGTGCGCATCACGACAAGCCGCATGCCGCGCCCATGGCCGACGGCACCCTGCGCAAGGACGAGCACGGTCCGGAAGTGAAGGCGCTGCAGGAAAAGCTCAGCCAACTCGGCTACAAGGACGCCGACGGCAAGCCTCTGGTCGCCGACGGCAAGTTCGGCCAGCGCACCAAGGACGCGGTCGAAGCCTTCCAGCGCGATCACCATCTGAAGGAGGACGGCATCGCCGGCAAGGACACGCTGAAGGCGCTGAAGACCGCGCAGCCCAAGCATGCCGATGCCGAGCCGACCCGTTCGGCCGAACCGGCGACGCGCGGGCCGCTGCTGTCGGACGCCGCGCATCCCGACAACGCCATGTACAAGCAGGCGGTCGGCGGGCTGGAGAAGCTGGGCGGCTTCAAGAACCACCAGGAGCTCGAACGCGCCGCGGCCACGCTGACCTATGACGCCCGCGTCAGCGGCCTGACCAAGATCGATCACGTCGTGCCCAACGCCAGCGGCACCGGCCTGTTCGCGGTGCAGGGCGGGCTCAACGATCCCAGCCACCAGCGCGCCTTCGTCGATCGCGCCCAGGCGACGCAGCAGAGCGTCGAGCAATCGACCCAGAAGCTGCAGCAGGATGCGCCGAAAATGGCCGAGCCCGCTCAGGCCCAGCAGCAGGCGCGCACGATGGTGGCGTAA
- a CDS encoding DUF1348 family protein, with amino-acid sequence METRPPLPPFTRDSAVQKVRLAEDAWNSRDPARVGLAYSLDTRWRNRAEFVQGREQAVAFLQRKWSREIEYRLIKELWAFESHRIAVRFAYEWRDDSGQWYRSYGNENWEFGDDGLMSLRLASINDKPIAESERKFHWPQGRRPDEHPGLSELGL; translated from the coding sequence ATGGAAACTCGTCCACCGTTGCCGCCGTTCACCCGGGACAGCGCCGTGCAGAAAGTTCGTCTGGCCGAAGACGCGTGGAATTCGCGCGATCCGGCCCGCGTCGGCCTGGCCTATTCGCTGGACACGCGCTGGCGCAATCGCGCCGAGTTCGTCCAGGGCCGCGAGCAGGCGGTGGCGTTCTTGCAGCGCAAGTGGAGCCGCGAGATCGAGTACCGCCTGATCAAGGAATTGTGGGCCTTCGAAAGTCACCGCATCGCCGTGCGTTTCGCCTACGAATGGCGCGACGATTCCGGCCAGTGGTATCGCAGCTACGGCAACGAGAACTGGGAGTTCGGCGACGACGGTTTGATGTCGCTGCGGCTGGCGAGCATCAACGACAAGCCCATCGCCGAAAGCGAGCGCAAGTTCCATTGGCCGCAGGGACGGCGTCCGGACGAACATCCGGGGCTGAGCGAACTGGGGTTGTGA
- a CDS encoding amidohydrolase, with product MKDLRVSLVQGATRWHDPAGNREYYGDLISSLHGITDLVLLPETFTSGFSNEAIGSAETMDGPTVAWIREQAAKLGAVVTGSVQLRTDEGVFNRLLFATPDGELQTYDKRHLFRYAKEHERYAAGRDRLTVEWKGWRICPMVCYDLRFPVFSRNRFDVERPGAADFDLLLYVANWPSARAYPWKTLLRARAIENLCYVAGLNRVGDDGNGLHYAGDSAVIDFLGHPISECTDEEVVVTTTLQAAELAAHRERFPAMLDADRFELL from the coding sequence ATGAAAGACCTCCGCGTATCCCTCGTCCAAGGCGCCACCCGCTGGCACGATCCCGCCGGCAATCGCGAGTACTACGGCGATCTGATCTCCTCGCTGCACGGCATCACCGATCTGGTGCTGCTGCCGGAGACCTTCACCAGCGGTTTCAGCAACGAAGCCATCGGCAGCGCCGAGACCATGGACGGCCCTACAGTCGCCTGGATCCGCGAGCAGGCCGCCAAGCTCGGCGCGGTGGTGACCGGCAGCGTGCAGCTGCGCACCGACGAGGGCGTGTTCAACCGCCTGCTGTTCGCCACCCCCGACGGCGAGCTCCAGACCTACGACAAGCGCCACCTGTTCCGCTACGCCAAGGAGCACGAGCGCTACGCCGCCGGCCGCGACCGCCTGACGGTGGAGTGGAAGGGGTGGCGGATCTGCCCGATGGTCTGCTACGACCTGCGTTTCCCGGTGTTTTCGCGCAACCGCTTCGATGTCGAGCGGCCCGGCGCGGCCGACTTCGATCTGCTGCTGTACGTGGCCAACTGGCCGTCGGCGCGCGCCTATCCGTGGAAGACGCTGCTGCGCGCGCGCGCGATCGAAAACCTGTGCTACGTCGCCGGCCTGAACCGCGTCGGCGACGATGGCAACGGCCTGCACTATGCCGGCGACAGCGCGGTCATCGATTTCCTCGGTCATCCGATCAGCGAATGCACCGACGAGGAAGTCGTCGTCACCACGACCCTGCAAGCGGCCGAGCTGGCCGCGCATCGCGAGCGTTTCCCGGCGATGCTGGACGCGGACCGGTTCGAGTTGCTGTGA
- a CDS encoding YciI family protein, producing the protein MWYLIEGYDVADALPKRGQARPAHLARLHELRDQGRLLLAGPCPAIDAEDPGPAGFSGSLIVAEFESLEAARLWADADPYVAAGVYSRVDVRPFRKVLP; encoded by the coding sequence ATGTGGTATCTGATCGAAGGTTATGACGTCGCCGACGCGTTGCCCAAGCGTGGCCAGGCGCGTCCCGCGCACTTGGCGCGCCTGCATGAACTGCGCGATCAGGGCCGCCTGCTGCTGGCCGGCCCGTGCCCGGCGATCGACGCGGAAGACCCGGGTCCGGCCGGTTTCAGCGGCAGCCTGATCGTGGCCGAGTTCGAATCCCTGGAAGCCGCGCGCCTGTGGGCCGACGCCGATCCGTATGTCGCCGCCGGCGTGTATTCGCGCGTGGACGTGCGGCCGTTCCGCAAGGTCCTGCCGTGA
- a CDS encoding BolA family protein, with product MSAGPLPREQRVEAIRIAIEAALAPSALEIEDESHRHAGHAGAQDGRGHFRVAVVSDAFAGLSPIARHRAVYAAVGDLMNTDIHALAISAKTPDEAAR from the coding sequence GTGAGCGCAGGGCCGTTGCCGCGCGAGCAGCGCGTGGAAGCGATCCGCATCGCGATCGAAGCGGCGCTGGCGCCGTCCGCGCTGGAGATCGAGGACGAAAGCCATCGCCACGCCGGTCACGCCGGCGCCCAGGACGGGCGAGGGCACTTCCGCGTAGCGGTGGTCAGCGACGCGTTCGCAGGTTTGAGCCCGATCGCGCGCCATCGCGCCGTGTACGCGGCGGTCGGCGATCTGATGAACACCGACATCCACGCCTTGGCGATCAGCGCCAAGACGCCGGACGAAGCCGCGCGCTGA
- a CDS encoding TetR/AcrR family transcriptional regulator codes for MNRKTDPVPSARERILHTAHDLFYLQGIRATGIDQVIAESGVTKVTLYRHYPSKNDLILAFLDYRHERWMSWFDGALSRFGSNPAALVAAMGEWFAHPQFRGCAFINAVAEIGPVLPEAVTRSREHKRQMQARIAELLPPGNRREARAGALAIAVDGAIVRAACEATPQAALDGLETAVEAICAPVASRQAAAKPRA; via the coding sequence ATGAACCGCAAAACCGACCCGGTCCCGAGCGCGCGCGAACGCATCCTGCACACCGCGCACGACCTGTTCTACCTGCAGGGCATCCGCGCGACCGGCATCGACCAGGTGATCGCCGAATCCGGCGTGACCAAGGTGACGCTGTACCGGCACTACCCGAGCAAGAACGATCTGATCCTGGCCTTCCTCGATTACCGCCACGAGCGCTGGATGAGCTGGTTCGACGGCGCATTGAGCCGCTTCGGCTCGAACCCCGCGGCGCTGGTCGCGGCAATGGGCGAATGGTTCGCGCATCCGCAGTTCCGCGGCTGCGCGTTCATCAACGCGGTGGCCGAGATCGGCCCGGTCCTGCCCGAAGCGGTGACACGTTCGCGCGAGCATAAGCGGCAGATGCAGGCGCGCATCGCCGAATTGCTGCCGCCCGGCAACCGGCGCGAGGCGCGCGCGGGCGCGTTGGCGATCGCGGTGGACGGAGCGATCGTGCGCGCGGCTTGCGAAGCGACACCGCAGGCTGCGCTCGATGGCCTGGAGACCGCGGTCGAGGCCATTTGTGCACCCGTGGCCTCTCGACAGGCCGCCGCAAAGCCTCGGGCCTGA
- the scpB gene encoding SMC-Scp complex subunit ScpB, with protein sequence MDQHLVTRIVEAALLAANQPLTLAQLHALFPEDQPAPADSVETALQTLAEGCAERGVELVELASGFRFQVQADVHPWVARLWTERQTRYTRATLETLALIAYRQPITRGEIEQVRGVAVSSNIIKALEEREWIRVVGHRDVPGKPALFGTTKAFLDYFGLKRLDELPPLSELKDIGELEPQLSFGGEAIAAGGIGQGNEDADGGDEQPPGDSEASEADAQTAARHADEPAGKRGEVNDDDYGDEEIAAAEDAPAPAEADAGEAAPTESEAAGASADSEDDTEHTEQTVLSDDPEAAPGERAADANDHEQDQHAVETTTVPELEAESEDDQPEQQK encoded by the coding sequence ATGGACCAACACCTAGTCACCCGCATCGTCGAAGCCGCCCTGCTCGCGGCCAACCAGCCGCTGACGCTGGCGCAGCTGCACGCGCTGTTCCCGGAAGACCAGCCGGCCCCGGCCGACAGCGTCGAAACCGCGCTGCAGACGCTGGCCGAAGGCTGCGCCGAGCGCGGCGTGGAACTGGTCGAACTGGCCTCGGGCTTCCGCTTCCAGGTCCAGGCCGACGTCCACCCCTGGGTCGCGCGCCTGTGGACCGAGCGCCAGACCCGCTACACCCGGGCCACGCTCGAGACCCTGGCCCTGATCGCCTACCGCCAGCCGATCACCCGCGGCGAGATCGAACAGGTCCGCGGCGTCGCGGTCAGCAGCAACATCATCAAGGCGCTGGAAGAGCGCGAGTGGATCCGCGTCGTCGGCCACCGCGACGTGCCCGGCAAGCCGGCACTGTTCGGCACCACCAAGGCCTTCCTCGACTACTTCGGCCTCAAGCGCCTGGACGAACTGCCGCCGCTGTCGGAACTCAAGGACATCGGCGAGCTCGAACCGCAGCTGTCGTTCGGCGGCGAAGCGATCGCCGCTGGCGGCATCGGCCAGGGTAACGAAGACGCCGACGGCGGCGACGAGCAGCCGCCGGGCGATTCCGAAGCCAGCGAGGCCGATGCGCAAACCGCCGCCCGCCACGCCGACGAACCGGCCGGCAAGCGCGGCGAAGTCAACGACGACGATTACGGCGATGAAGAAATCGCCGCCGCCGAAGACGCTCCGGCCCCTGCCGAAGCCGATGCCGGCGAAGCAGCCCCCACCGAATCCGAAGCCGCCGGCGCAAGCGCCGACAGCGAAGACGACACCGAACACACCGAACAAACCGTCCTTTCGGACGACCCCGAAGCCGCGCCGGGCGAGCGCGCGGCGGACGCGAACGATCACGAGCAAGACCAACACGCCGTCGAGACGACGACCGTTCCGGAACTTGAGGCTGAGTCCGAAGACGACCAGCCGGAGCAACAGAAATGA
- a CDS encoding NAD(P)/FAD-dependent oxidoreductase, with protein sequence MNQDTAHYDCDLVVVGASFAGAACALAAARAGLRVVVLERKRDPGDKLRTTGIVVKEAAEQTWLSRAPAGCLHRVERVRLYSPKLRSMALSAPGYYFLTTDTPRLMRWLAQELVRHEVDLRLGASFTQAERDGEGWRIEGVGRTRFLVGADGAKSRVAERTGLGRTHEFLYGIEYEFPQATLPESGALHCFVSKRYAPGYIGWVAQNPTGVQAGLALRHDPERARVPDIDGFLARVRDVVGLGAQLQPTATRAGLIPCGGPVFPLARDGVMLTGDAAGIVSPVTAGGIHSAWAHGETLGQAIALHARGIGPAPESIAQDAAPKFRRKRALRWAFDRFQFDWPFDLLLHSAPLRWAAEQVYFHKRGVSEADIEAGAVRSRAGEDY encoded by the coding sequence ATGAACCAGGACACCGCTCACTACGATTGCGATCTGGTCGTCGTCGGCGCCAGTTTCGCCGGCGCCGCCTGCGCGCTGGCGGCGGCGCGCGCGGGCTTGCGCGTGGTCGTGCTCGAACGCAAGCGCGATCCGGGCGACAAGCTGCGCACCACCGGTATCGTGGTCAAGGAAGCGGCCGAGCAGACCTGGCTCAGCCGCGCGCCGGCCGGCTGTCTGCACCGGGTCGAACGGGTGCGGCTGTACTCGCCCAAGCTGCGCAGCATGGCGCTGAGCGCGCCGGGTTATTACTTCCTGACTACCGACACGCCGCGGCTGATGCGCTGGCTGGCGCAGGAACTGGTGCGGCATGAGGTCGACCTGCGCCTGGGCGCGTCGTTCACCCAGGCCGAGCGCGACGGCGAGGGCTGGCGCATCGAGGGCGTGGGCCGCACGCGTTTCCTGGTCGGCGCGGACGGGGCGAAATCGCGCGTCGCCGAGCGCACCGGGCTCGGCCGCACGCACGAGTTCCTGTACGGCATCGAATACGAATTCCCGCAGGCCACCCTGCCCGAGTCGGGCGCCCTGCACTGCTTCGTCAGCAAGCGCTACGCGCCGGGCTACATCGGCTGGGTCGCGCAGAATCCGACCGGCGTGCAGGCCGGGCTGGCGCTGCGGCACGATCCCGAGCGCGCGCGCGTGCCGGATATCGACGGCTTCCTCGCCCGCGTCCGCGACGTGGTCGGCCTGGGCGCGCAACTGCAACCCACCGCGACCCGAGCCGGCCTGATTCCCTGCGGCGGGCCGGTGTTCCCGCTCGCGCGCGACGGCGTGATGCTGACCGGAGACGCCGCCGGCATCGTCTCGCCGGTGACCGCCGGCGGCATCCACTCGGCCTGGGCGCACGGCGAAACCCTGGGCCAGGCGATCGCCCTGCACGCGCGCGGCATCGGCCCGGCGCCGGAATCCATCGCCCAGGACGCGGCGCCGAAATTCCGCCGCAAGCGCGCGCTGCGCTGGGCCTTCGACCGCTTCCAGTTCGATTGGCCGTTCGACCTGCTGCTGCACTCCGCGCCGCTGCGCTGGGCCGCCGAACAGGTGTATTTCCACAAGCGCGGCGTCAGCGAGGCCGACATCGAAGCCGGCGCGGTGCGTTCGCGCGCCGGGGAAGATTACTGA
- a CDS encoding serine hydrolase domain-containing protein — protein MNLPVLESVAATAIAEHPAPSALRDRVDDAIDRAIAERRLVGAVVLIARDGQLVYRRAAGLADRESDRLMREDAIFLLASVTKPIVAAAAMKLAEQGRIDLDAPVTRYLPQFRPRLADGSEPQITLRQLLSHTSGLSYRFGEPTGSDYDQLNVSDGFDQPGLGIDDNLQRLSQAQLRFPPGQGFKYSIGLDVLGEAMARATDTPLPALIEELIAAPLAMKDTAFRIVDHKRTATPYTDGLAADGSRRPARMHDETVLPFFDGALRYAPNRLENAASYPSGGAGLAGTAGDVLSLLETVRRGGGEILQAESVATMMREHVPAPLEGLDPGWGYGYGWAVLSDPAASGTPQSRGTIAWGGVYGHSWFVDAQRGLSVVALTNTAIEGMEGEFTFDLRDAVYAGLAAAK, from the coding sequence ATGAACCTGCCCGTTCTCGAGTCCGTCGCCGCGACCGCCATCGCGGAGCATCCCGCGCCGTCCGCCTTGCGCGACCGCGTCGATGACGCGATCGACCGAGCCATCGCCGAACGCCGCCTGGTCGGCGCGGTGGTGCTGATCGCCCGCGACGGCCAACTGGTCTATCGCCGCGCCGCCGGTCTGGCCGATCGCGAATCCGACCGGCTGATGCGCGAAGACGCGATCTTCCTGCTGGCCTCGGTGACCAAGCCCATCGTCGCCGCCGCGGCGATGAAGCTGGCCGAACAAGGCCGCATCGACCTGGACGCGCCGGTGACTCGTTACCTGCCGCAGTTCCGCCCGCGTCTGGCCGACGGCAGCGAACCGCAGATCACCCTGCGCCAGTTGCTGAGCCACACCTCCGGCTTGAGCTATCGCTTCGGCGAGCCGACCGGCAGCGATTACGACCAGTTGAACGTCTCCGACGGCTTCGATCAGCCCGGCCTGGGCATCGATGACAACCTGCAGCGCCTGAGCCAGGCGCAATTGCGTTTTCCGCCCGGCCAGGGCTTCAAGTATTCGATCGGCCTGGACGTGCTCGGCGAAGCGATGGCGCGCGCCACCGATACGCCGCTGCCGGCCTTGATCGAAGAATTGATCGCCGCGCCGCTGGCGATGAAGGACACCGCGTTTCGCATCGTCGACCACAAGCGCACCGCGACGCCCTACACCGACGGCCTCGCCGCCGACGGCTCGCGGCGCCCGGCGCGCATGCACGATGAAACCGTGCTGCCGTTTTTCGACGGTGCGCTGCGCTATGCGCCCAACCGCCTGGAGAACGCGGCGTCTTATCCCTCCGGCGGCGCCGGTCTGGCCGGCACCGCCGGCGACGTGCTGAGCCTGCTGGAAACGGTGCGCCGGGGCGGCGGCGAGATTCTGCAGGCCGAGTCGGTGGCGACGATGATGCGCGAGCACGTGCCCGCCCCGCTCGAAGGCCTCGACCCGGGCTGGGGTTATGGCTACGGCTGGGCGGTGCTGAGCGATCCGGCCGCGAGCGGCACGCCGCAGTCGCGCGGCACCATTGCCTGGGGCGGCGTGTACGGACACTCGTGGTTCGTCGATGCACAGCGCGGGCTCAGCGTGGTCGCGCTGACCAATACCGCGATCGAAGGAATGGAGGGAGAGTTCACCTTCGATCTGCGCGATGCGGTGTATGCGGGACTGGCCGCAGCGAAGTGA